From one Candidatus Nanopelagicales bacterium genomic stretch:
- a CDS encoding cation transporter codes for MADTTTYSVAGMTCGHCVGAVTDELKELGGVTDVIVDLNSGAVSSVNVTSAVPLETEAVRAAIAEAGYELVAQD; via the coding sequence ATGGCTGACACAACTACCTACTCGGTGGCCGGGATGACCTGCGGGCACTGCGTCGGCGCAGTAACTGACGAACTCAAGGAGCTCGGTGGAGTGACTGACGTCATCGTTGACCTCAACTCCGGCGCCGTGTCCTCGGTGAACGTCACCAGCGCAGTGCCGCTGGAAACCGAAGCTGTCCGGGCCGCGATCGCAGAAGCCGGGTACGAACTCGTAGCACAGGACTAG
- a CDS encoding metal-sensitive transcriptional regulator, producing MNQPEPGYHGSKEAHMKRLRRIEGQIRGLQRMVESDTYCIDVLTQVSAASRALDSFALGLLDEHLAHCVANAISSGGTDAQAKISEASEAIARLVKS from the coding sequence ATGAACCAGCCTGAGCCGGGCTACCACGGCAGCAAGGAGGCGCACATGAAGCGGCTCCGGCGAATCGAGGGCCAGATTCGTGGCCTGCAAAGGATGGTGGAATCCGACACCTACTGCATTGACGTGCTCACGCAGGTTTCCGCCGCCAGCCGCGCGCTGGACTCGTTCGCGCTCGGGCTGCTCGATGAGCACCTCGCTCATTGCGTCGCCAATGCGATCTCCTCCGGAGGAACCGATGCCCAGGCGAAGATCTCAGAGGCTTCGGAAGCGATAGCCCGCCTAGTCAAGAGCTAG
- a CDS encoding thioredoxin family protein produces MSAWAVTVVGSAACHYCEDAETVLADLAARVPIEMTQVDAGSVEGRSLLAEHGAGMLPLVLLDGGFFSSGRIPRGKLRDLAERAGDGSTKK; encoded by the coding sequence ATGTCTGCTTGGGCCGTCACAGTGGTGGGCAGCGCCGCCTGTCACTACTGCGAAGACGCGGAGACGGTGCTGGCCGACCTGGCAGCACGAGTTCCGATCGAGATGACGCAAGTCGATGCCGGATCCGTTGAGGGCAGGTCCCTATTGGCCGAGCATGGCGCGGGGATGCTGCCTTTGGTGCTTCTGGACGGCGGATTCTTCAGCTCAGGACGCATACCGCGAGGGAAACTGCGTGACCTCGCCGAACGCGCTGGTGACGGGAGTACCAAGAAGTGA
- a CDS encoding cytochrome c biogenesis CcdA family protein — protein sequence MTAGDLLTSGSIVAAFFAGGVALFAPCCIVFLMPSFLAGAAKNRRWRLLPLTFVFAAGLALVLVPITVGVSLVAATVAKYHTLLYFLGGVLMLALAGLALSGRMWSMPSFLHTPDTRRGDTASMFALGVFSGIASSCCAPVLAGVMTLSALSGTVVGGITLGLAYVFGMVFPMFVMALLWDRFRLGERRFAQARPVTLRLGSHRLKTNTVNIAVAIVFAVIGVLVLALARSSQMTSGPGFQQAIGEWLGSAFSSLQGMLAPVPEALLGLGLLALVSVFIVAALRDRKGSPSPSSEPVGCSECAETPQTGLEHDDQSAPGPNEHDTPTLDR from the coding sequence GTGACAGCTGGAGACCTGCTCACGTCCGGTTCGATCGTGGCCGCCTTCTTCGCCGGAGGGGTGGCGTTGTTCGCGCCCTGCTGCATCGTGTTCCTCATGCCGTCGTTCCTGGCAGGCGCGGCGAAGAATCGCCGGTGGCGGCTGCTGCCGCTGACTTTTGTGTTCGCTGCGGGCCTGGCTCTGGTTCTCGTGCCCATCACAGTGGGTGTCAGCTTGGTCGCGGCAACGGTCGCGAAGTACCACACGCTGCTGTACTTCCTGGGCGGCGTGCTGATGCTCGCCCTGGCAGGACTAGCGCTGTCGGGCCGGATGTGGAGCATGCCGAGCTTCTTGCACACTCCGGACACGCGTCGTGGAGACACAGCGAGCATGTTCGCCCTCGGTGTGTTCTCGGGAATCGCGTCATCTTGCTGCGCTCCCGTGCTGGCGGGTGTGATGACGCTTTCGGCGCTCTCGGGCACCGTGGTAGGCGGGATAACGCTGGGACTGGCGTACGTGTTTGGCATGGTCTTCCCCATGTTCGTGATGGCCCTGCTATGGGATCGCTTCCGGTTGGGGGAACGGCGGTTCGCTCAGGCCCGGCCGGTCACACTTCGTCTGGGCTCGCACAGACTGAAGACCAACACTGTCAACATCGCAGTCGCGATCGTCTTCGCTGTGATCGGCGTGCTAGTGCTCGCTCTAGCCAGATCCAGCCAGATGACCAGTGGTCCCGGGTTCCAGCAGGCGATCGGGGAGTGGCTGGGATCTGCGTTCTCGAGTTTGCAGGGAATGCTGGCCCCCGTGCCGGAGGCGCTCCTGGGATTGGGACTGCTCGCACTGGTTTCTGTGTTCATTGTGGCCGCGCTCCGCGACAGAAAAGGGTCGCCCTCGCCGTCAAGCGAACCTGTCGGGTGCTCGGAGTGCGCGGAGACACCACAGACGGGACTGGAACACGATGACCAGTCGGCGCCAGGCCCCAACGAGCACGACACGCCGACGTTAGATCGATAG
- a CDS encoding peroxiredoxin family protein, which translates to MSSPSRAEIRRRAREISGEPRSKKTTILIGVIVIAAIAAVVAAMMFSAAPEQSTDTKPAPPFSLTDTAGKTVSLSEFAGKPVLLYFNEGVGCDTCFYQQVEIEKHSDELKNLGIVEFPVVMNPAEQVATELERFKIKTPYLIDSEGTVSKAYGVLGKGMHEGLPGHGFVLIDADGQIVWQMEDPSMSTPWKTLDAGIKENLAKQPVGG; encoded by the coding sequence ATGTCCTCGCCAAGCCGTGCCGAGATCCGTCGCCGAGCGCGGGAGATCTCCGGTGAACCCCGCTCGAAGAAGACCACGATTCTCATAGGCGTGATCGTGATCGCGGCGATCGCCGCAGTCGTCGCCGCGATGATGTTCTCGGCAGCGCCGGAGCAGAGCACGGACACCAAGCCCGCCCCGCCGTTCTCGCTGACCGACACCGCTGGCAAGACGGTGAGCCTGTCTGAGTTCGCTGGCAAGCCGGTGCTCCTCTACTTTAACGAAGGTGTCGGATGCGATACCTGCTTCTATCAGCAGGTGGAGATCGAGAAGCACAGCGACGAGCTGAAGAACCTAGGCATCGTGGAGTTCCCCGTAGTCATGAATCCGGCTGAGCAAGTCGCAACAGAACTGGAACGTTTCAAGATCAAGACTCCGTACTTGATCGACTCGGAAGGAACTGTGTCCAAGGCCTACGGCGTGCTGGGCAAGGGCATGCACGAAGGGCTGCCGGGACACGGATTCGTGCTGATCGACGCCGATGGCCAGATTGTTTGGCAGATGGAAGACCCTTCGATGTCCACCCCTTGGAAGACGCTGGACGCCGGAATCAAGGAGAACTTGGCCAAGCAGCCAGTTGGCGGCTAG
- a CDS encoding helix-turn-helix domain-containing protein has product MIVLREIIGCELRRRRQGQGRTLRDVSGSAQVSLGYLSEVERGQKEASSELLRAICGALSTPISDVLASASDEAAKRELEAAIRSGQATRAAHILAA; this is encoded by the coding sequence GTGATTGTTTTGCGAGAGATCATCGGATGCGAGCTGCGGCGTCGCCGACAGGGACAGGGGCGGACCCTGCGCGATGTGTCAGGGTCGGCTCAGGTGTCATTGGGCTACCTGTCGGAGGTCGAGCGAGGCCAGAAGGAGGCCTCCTCCGAGCTCCTGCGGGCGATTTGCGGAGCGCTGTCGACTCCAATCTCGGACGTTTTGGCTTCTGCCAGCGATGAGGCGGCGAAGCGGGAACTGGAGGCGGCAATCCGCTCCGGACAAGCGACCCGGGCAGCGCACATCTTGGCGGCGTAG
- a CDS encoding PAC2 family protein → MSGAPFSFVDRPARRKGRRVLVHSFSGFMDAGSAAKIAVDHLAKSCETRLIGEFDSDAIIDYRARRPRMTFEVNKFTGVEWPTIRLHEVSDDRGARFLLLSGPEPDYRWQAFTDTVLELVEELNVDLTVGLIGIPWPAPHTRPVGVSVHATDPDLIRGHPSPLGSLEIPGHVAGLLELRLGEAGCDAMGLAVQVPHYLVQFDYPRAAIALLRGLAGAAGLSLSTDGLEEAASTAEQEIERQTQGSEEFAPLLSTLESQYDAATKGEVTAAGEIAGVPLLDAEQIGAQVERFLAEMDSHRPDSGPSA, encoded by the coding sequence GTGAGTGGCGCTCCCTTTAGTTTCGTTGACCGCCCAGCCAGGCGGAAGGGGCGGCGCGTTCTGGTGCACAGCTTCTCCGGATTCATGGACGCTGGGTCAGCGGCGAAGATCGCGGTAGATCACTTGGCGAAGTCCTGCGAGACACGGTTGATAGGCGAGTTCGATTCCGACGCCATCATCGACTACCGGGCTCGCCGCCCGCGAATGACATTCGAGGTCAATAAGTTCACCGGCGTTGAGTGGCCGACGATACGCCTGCATGAAGTCAGCGACGACCGGGGGGCTCGCTTCCTGCTGCTGAGTGGGCCAGAGCCGGACTACCGCTGGCAAGCTTTCACCGACACCGTGCTCGAACTAGTGGAAGAGTTGAACGTCGACCTGACTGTGGGGCTGATCGGCATTCCGTGGCCCGCGCCGCACACGCGACCCGTCGGGGTCTCCGTCCACGCGACCGACCCTGATCTCATCCGCGGGCACCCTTCCCCGCTCGGCTCGCTGGAGATCCCCGGCCATGTTGCCGGCCTGCTGGAGCTCCGCCTTGGCGAAGCTGGCTGCGATGCGATGGGTTTGGCGGTCCAAGTGCCGCACTACCTGGTGCAGTTTGACTACCCGAGGGCCGCGATCGCGTTGCTGCGGGGGCTAGCTGGAGCCGCCGGGTTATCGCTTTCGACCGACGGGCTGGAAGAGGCTGCGAGTACCGCCGAACAGGAGATCGAGCGGCAGACGCAGGGTTCGGAGGAGTTCGCCCCGCTGCTGAGCACCTTGGAATCCCAGTACGACGCGGCGACAAAGGGGGAGGTTACGGCCGCTGGGGAGATCGCCGGTGTCCCCTTATTGGACGCCGAACAGATCGGCGCGCAAGTCGAACGGTTCCTCGCGGAGATGGACAGCCATCGGCCCGATAGCGGGCCCTCAGCCTGA
- a CDS encoding DUF3046 domain-containing protein: protein MRLTDFWQRMDTVFGESYTRSWAADFRLAELGGLSVQEALAQGESAQDVWRAVCCHAEVEKSLR, encoded by the coding sequence ATGCGGCTGACGGACTTCTGGCAAAGGATGGACACGGTCTTCGGTGAGTCGTACACGCGGTCCTGGGCCGCGGACTTCCGGCTGGCGGAACTGGGCGGCCTATCCGTGCAGGAAGCGCTGGCTCAGGGGGAGTCGGCTCAGGACGTCTGGCGAGCGGTCTGTTGCCATGCCGAGGTGGAGAAGTCGTTGAGGTAA
- the recA gene encoding recombinase RecA, which produces MANPEQVKGASDREKALDAALVQIERQFGSGSIMRLGEEGRAPVEVIPTGSIALDVALGIGGFPRGRIVEVYGPEASGKTSVALHAIASVQKAGGIAAFIDAEHALDPTYASRLGVDLDSLYVSQPDTGEQALEIADTLVRSGAIDLLVIDSVAALVPRAEIEGDMGDRHVGLQARLMSQALRKMAGALSTSNTTAIFINQLREKIGVMFGSPETTTGGNALKFYASIRLDVRRIETLKTGTEAIGNRVRAKVAKNKVAPPFKMAEFDILYGEGISREGSLIDMGVDHGIVRKSGSWYTYEGDQLGQGKENARTFLRDNPDLADEIEKKIREEVGIIPRVDAPADGAAAAEVADTPTPIDV; this is translated from the coding sequence ATGGCCAATCCAGAACAGGTTAAGGGCGCGTCTGATCGTGAGAAGGCGCTAGACGCGGCACTGGTTCAGATCGAGCGCCAGTTCGGCAGTGGCTCAATCATGAGATTGGGCGAGGAGGGCCGTGCGCCTGTCGAAGTGATACCGACTGGGTCGATCGCACTCGATGTCGCCCTTGGGATCGGGGGATTCCCTAGGGGCCGGATCGTAGAGGTGTACGGGCCGGAGGCTAGCGGCAAGACTAGCGTCGCGCTGCACGCGATAGCGAGCGTGCAGAAGGCCGGCGGGATTGCCGCGTTCATCGACGCGGAGCATGCGTTGGATCCGACTTATGCCTCGCGGTTGGGCGTTGACCTCGACAGTTTGTACGTGTCGCAACCTGACACAGGTGAGCAGGCGTTGGAGATCGCCGACACCTTGGTGCGTTCAGGAGCGATCGACCTGCTCGTGATCGATTCAGTGGCGGCGCTTGTCCCGAGAGCCGAGATCGAGGGCGACATGGGTGACCGTCATGTGGGTCTCCAGGCTCGCCTGATGAGTCAGGCGTTGCGCAAGATGGCGGGCGCACTCAGCACGTCCAATACGACTGCGATATTCATCAACCAGCTGCGCGAGAAGATCGGTGTGATGTTCGGCTCGCCGGAGACAACGACCGGTGGCAATGCTCTGAAGTTCTATGCGTCCATCCGGCTGGACGTGCGCCGGATCGAGACCCTCAAGACCGGTACGGAAGCTATCGGTAACCGTGTCCGGGCCAAGGTCGCGAAGAACAAGGTGGCGCCGCCGTTCAAGATGGCTGAGTTCGACATCCTGTACGGCGAGGGGATATCGCGCGAGGGAAGCCTGATCGACATGGGGGTCGACCACGGGATCGTTCGCAAGTCCGGGTCCTGGTACACCTACGAGGGCGATCAGCTCGGGCAGGGCAAGGAGAACGCCCGTACGTTCCTGCGCGATAACCCCGACCTGGCCGATGAGATCGAGAAGAAAATCAGGGAAGAGGTGGGGATCATTCCGCGGGTGGACGCACCTGCCGACGGCGCTGCCGCCGCCGAGGTCGCTGACACGCCGACTCCGATCGATGTGTGA
- a CDS encoding regulatory protein RecX, whose product MGRDEDEESRAKEIVLRRLAITARSRAELASDLVRRGFPSDLIERILDRFTEVGLVDDAALAVSLVSSKARNSGWSRRAAAYRLRERGVPEDAIEMAIESVSDEEEKERALNLVRRAWKQLAGVDEQVRRRRITGMLARRGYSQGMATSVILSVGEERGKT is encoded by the coding sequence ATGGGCCGGGACGAGGACGAGGAATCGCGGGCCAAGGAGATCGTGCTTAGGCGCTTGGCGATCACCGCGCGGAGCCGTGCGGAACTCGCGTCGGATCTCGTGCGGCGGGGATTCCCGTCGGACCTGATCGAGCGCATCCTCGACCGTTTCACCGAGGTCGGCTTGGTGGATGATGCGGCGCTGGCGGTCTCGTTGGTGTCCAGCAAGGCAAGGAACTCTGGATGGAGCAGGAGGGCGGCCGCCTATCGGCTCCGTGAGCGTGGGGTTCCTGAGGATGCGATCGAGATGGCGATTGAGTCAGTCAGTGATGAAGAGGAGAAGGAGCGCGCGCTGAACCTGGTTAGGCGCGCTTGGAAGCAGTTGGCCGGGGTTGACGAGCAGGTCCGCCGCCGGCGGATCACTGGAATGCTCGCCCGACGGGGGTACTCACAGGGCATGGCTACGTCAGTGATTCTCTCAGTCGGTGAGGAGCGGGGGAAGACATGA
- a CDS encoding phosphotransferase — MEPRPDDFARVCRRTLLSRGIAASGLRCDTRGSRHLVLLDPPNGLVYRFPYSEPDAAAIGDVAIRHRAAASLGLPAPRVIDVVTGGAGSAFLVLDYRPGLALDTPAARRLVSDNTAEVAVHLNGLLDRLRNVDAAGWPLPFTAWADLWGALPARLAVVVERIPQLAFSLMMEAAERATQVSLEAPLGLIHGDLGGVNVRIGDQAQLTSVLDWDGSVPGDTAVDTAALLFGIPDACRQRMLADSPDARAELDRFGAYRATWAAQGAIWSVENDRPDILDDVVQRQLMSSPAPHRLRESLT; from the coding sequence ATGGAGCCACGGCCCGATGACTTCGCCCGAGTCTGCCGCCGCACGCTACTCTCGCGAGGTATCGCCGCTTCGGGTCTGCGCTGCGACACTCGCGGCAGCAGGCATCTGGTACTGCTAGACCCACCCAACGGCTTGGTGTATCGCTTCCCATACAGCGAACCGGACGCGGCCGCGATCGGCGACGTGGCCATCCGGCATCGCGCAGCGGCGTCACTGGGACTGCCCGCTCCGCGGGTGATAGACGTCGTCACAGGAGGCGCGGGATCGGCGTTTCTAGTGCTCGACTACCGCCCCGGCTTGGCCTTGGACACCCCCGCAGCCCGCCGACTCGTGTCCGATAACACCGCCGAGGTCGCAGTGCACCTCAACGGTCTGCTCGATCGCCTGCGCAACGTCGACGCCGCCGGGTGGCCTCTGCCTTTCACCGCATGGGCTGATCTTTGGGGAGCACTGCCCGCGCGGCTCGCTGTAGTCGTGGAACGGATACCTCAACTTGCGTTCTCACTGATGATGGAGGCCGCTGAACGCGCGACACAGGTCTCCCTCGAAGCGCCGCTCGGGCTGATCCACGGCGACCTTGGCGGGGTCAACGTGCGCATCGGCGATCAAGCCCAGCTAACGTCGGTCCTCGACTGGGACGGCTCCGTGCCCGGCGACACCGCCGTGGACACGGCAGCTCTCCTGTTCGGAATCCCAGACGCGTGCCGTCAGCGAATGCTGGCCGACTCCCCCGACGCCCGCGCCGAACTGGATCGCTTCGGCGCGTATCGCGCGACATGGGCTGCCCAGGGCGCCATCTGGTCCGTGGAGAACGACCGTCCTGACATCCTGGACGACGTGGTCCAGCGCCAACTCATGTCTTCCCCCGCTCCTCACCGACTGAGAGAATCACTGACGTAG
- a CDS encoding histidine phosphatase family protein — protein sequence MHLYLMRHGQSHVNLTDLTAAHRDDPLTDIGREQAEAAGRYVASDVRPTRIYCSTVARAAETADFVTRATGLAATPDDRLREIGTASADASPIPEAELVPYVPDMWGTLRPYEPVTPGGESWMQFRARVGSFIEFLLPAQDRRGDYEVAARTAGESVLIVCHAGVIEAVFEYVFEKGPWSVVAVMTNHTGLCHLEYHPMPFRPDWRLHGHNHLAHLDPELIT from the coding sequence GTGCATCTGTACCTGATGCGGCACGGCCAGAGTCACGTGAACTTGACGGATCTGACGGCTGCCCATCGCGACGACCCGTTGACCGACATAGGTCGGGAGCAGGCGGAAGCCGCCGGACGGTACGTGGCATCCGATGTGCGTCCGACGCGGATCTACTGCAGCACGGTCGCCAGGGCAGCCGAGACGGCAGACTTCGTCACCAGAGCGACCGGGCTTGCCGCGACGCCAGACGACCGCTTGCGCGAGATTGGCACGGCGTCGGCCGACGCGTCGCCAATCCCAGAGGCTGAACTCGTTCCCTACGTCCCCGACATGTGGGGCACCTTGCGTCCCTACGAGCCGGTCACTCCAGGGGGCGAGTCTTGGATGCAATTCCGGGCCAGGGTGGGGTCTTTCATCGAGTTCCTCCTTCCAGCCCAGGACCGCCGCGGTGACTACGAGGTTGCCGCACGGACAGCGGGGGAGTCAGTCCTGATCGTTTGCCACGCCGGCGTGATTGAGGCCGTGTTCGAGTACGTGTTCGAGAAGGGGCCTTGGTCGGTTGTCGCTGTCATGACGAACCACACTGGGCTGTGTCATTTGGAGTATCACCCGATGCCATTCCGGCCTGACTGGCGCCTTCACGGTCACAACCATCTGGCGCACCTTGATCCCGAGCTGATCACCTAG
- a CDS encoding cation diffusion facilitator family transporter, whose protein sequence is MSGSGTTAAEPTWGMANLSKFALMSLLVGFAVLLLKLGAWWVTDSVGLLSDALESTVNIAAAAVALVALRTASRPPDAHHQFGHGKAEYLSALTEGVVIAVAATTIVISGIYRLANPQDVREIGIGLLIAVLASVLNAATAFVLLRAGKSHGSLALVADARHLMTDVLTTAGVLIAVLLVGLTGWQILDPLVALAVAVNILFVGFRLVKRSTSGLMDSALPEDDLDVIRGIVNGFRGPDVVIHGLQTRQSGRQRFISMHVLVPGAHTVSAGHDICENLEDMLRNALPSTTVQTHLEPIEDPRAWRDVHSGQHPLD, encoded by the coding sequence ATGAGCGGATCCGGGACAACAGCTGCCGAGCCGACGTGGGGCATGGCGAATCTGTCGAAGTTCGCTCTCATGTCGCTGCTCGTCGGCTTCGCTGTGCTGCTTCTGAAGCTGGGCGCCTGGTGGGTGACCGATTCAGTGGGCCTGCTGTCCGACGCCTTGGAATCCACTGTGAATATCGCCGCTGCCGCGGTTGCTCTCGTGGCGCTGAGGACCGCGAGCCGTCCGCCCGATGCTCACCATCAGTTCGGGCACGGCAAGGCGGAGTATCTCTCGGCGCTGACCGAGGGCGTGGTGATCGCGGTCGCTGCCACCACGATCGTGATCTCGGGCATCTACCGGCTGGCTAACCCCCAGGACGTGCGGGAAATCGGCATAGGTCTGCTGATCGCTGTGTTGGCATCGGTTCTCAATGCCGCAACGGCGTTTGTGCTTCTGAGGGCCGGAAAGTCCCACGGGTCTCTGGCGCTTGTCGCGGACGCCAGGCACCTCATGACCGATGTGCTCACTACGGCCGGTGTCCTGATCGCTGTCCTGCTCGTTGGACTCACGGGCTGGCAGATCCTTGACCCTTTGGTCGCGCTCGCAGTCGCGGTCAACATCCTCTTCGTCGGATTCCGCCTAGTGAAACGCAGCACGTCAGGGTTGATGGACTCAGCACTGCCCGAGGACGACCTCGACGTGATACGCGGGATTGTGAATGGATTCCGGGGGCCCGACGTTGTGATCCATGGGCTTCAGACGCGCCAGTCAGGGCGGCAGCGCTTCATTTCTATGCACGTGCTGGTTCCTGGAGCGCATACCGTATCCGCTGGACACGACATCTGCGAGAACCTCGAGGACATGCTGCGGAACGCGCTGCCCTCAACTACCGTCCAGACTCATCTGGAGCCAATTGAGGATCCGCGCGCATGGCGTGACGTGCATTCTGGGCAACATCCGTTGGACTAA
- a CDS encoding crotonase/enoyl-CoA hydratase family protein: protein MAERPRVSVELRDHVLLIGIDRPEKRNAFDLALIEQFAAAYGRLGADADARVGVVFAHGDHFSAGLDLAEVGPFVAEHGPQALGGSGSYDPFGVWGPQVPKPVVLAVQGTAFTLSIELALASDIVVAAEDVRFRQLEIARGIVPFGGATFRAPTILGWGNAMRFLLTAEEFGAADALRIGLVQEVVPVGRQFDRALELAQLIAQQAPLGVMGTLANARIGRDSGPAAAADDLRALLPRILTSQDAVEGVMSFMERRQARFTGS from the coding sequence GTGGCTGAGCGCCCAAGGGTAAGCGTCGAACTGCGGGACCACGTGCTGCTGATCGGCATTGACAGACCGGAGAAGCGCAACGCGTTCGACCTGGCACTGATAGAGCAGTTCGCAGCCGCCTACGGGCGTCTGGGCGCCGACGCGGACGCCCGGGTGGGAGTCGTGTTCGCCCATGGAGACCACTTCTCAGCTGGCCTGGACTTGGCGGAGGTCGGCCCCTTCGTGGCCGAGCACGGCCCACAGGCCTTGGGGGGGAGCGGATCGTATGACCCGTTCGGGGTGTGGGGACCGCAGGTGCCCAAGCCGGTCGTGCTAGCAGTCCAGGGGACCGCGTTCACGCTGAGCATCGAGCTGGCGCTGGCGTCAGACATCGTGGTCGCCGCCGAAGACGTGCGTTTCCGGCAGCTGGAGATAGCCCGGGGTATCGTCCCGTTCGGAGGTGCGACATTCAGGGCGCCGACGATCCTTGGCTGGGGCAATGCCATGCGGTTCCTGCTCACCGCCGAGGAATTCGGTGCAGCTGATGCGCTCCGCATCGGGCTAGTACAAGAAGTTGTACCAGTAGGCCGTCAGTTCGACCGCGCGCTGGAGTTGGCCCAGTTGATAGCGCAGCAGGCACCCTTAGGCGTCATGGGAACGCTGGCGAATGCCCGGATCGGCCGGGACAGCGGTCCAGCGGCCGCCGCCGATGACCTTCGTGCGCTCCTGCCGCGGATCCTTACCAGCCAGGATGCGGTGGAGGGCGTGATGTCATTCATGGAACGGCGCCAGGCGAGATTCACCGGGAGCTAG
- a CDS encoding RNA-binding protein, which translates to MGNKLYVGNLAYTVGDDTLADAFAAFGTVQSASVLVDRDTGRSRGFGFVEMSTDAEASAAVEGLNDQPLEGRAIVVNEARPREDRGGGGGRGGYGGGGGGGRGGYGGGGGRY; encoded by the coding sequence GTGGGGAACAAGTTGTATGTTGGAAATCTCGCCTACACAGTTGGCGACGACACGTTAGCCGATGCCTTCGCGGCATTCGGCACAGTGCAGTCGGCTTCGGTGCTCGTTGACCGGGACACGGGCCGCTCGCGCGGTTTCGGTTTCGTCGAGATGAGTACAGATGCCGAGGCAAGCGCCGCGGTCGAGGGTCTCAATGACCAGCCACTCGAAGGCCGTGCGATTGTCGTGAACGAAGCACGTCCGCGCGAAGACCGCGGCGGCGGCGGTGGCCGTGGTGGCTACGGTGGCGGCGGCGGCGGAGGCCGTGGTGGCTACGGTGGCGGCGGAGGCCGTTACTGA
- a CDS encoding transposase family protein, translated as MEGKIDMAARRQVTNKLRTQYRKASRAEKGEILDRVVDTTGMGRSTARRMLTGPRLPDPAGQVDGRTLRPRAYGDDARALLRYVWTLMGMPCGKYLVVMLDMWLPLLAEAGNLDKPFATDEAIAQLKTMSAATVDRYLKPARDRMRIKGISTTKPSPLLRNSISIRTCADEAPEGPGVIEADTVAHCGPTLIGEFARTLTMTDVVLGWTENCSIRNNASKWIIEGVGELTERFPFDLVIFDSDCGSEFINHDVADWLQARDIAQTRSRPYQKNDQAHVESKNNHVVRKHAFYWRYDTAAELDLLNQLWRLVSVRLNFFTPTRKAVGYATTTDGRRKRIYDTPATPWQRLRASGVLDEQRLATVAARIEGINPADLTRQINAIQMRLLDLAKVKTEALAAARHIDLEALQPSINRLAKAK; from the coding sequence ATGGAAGGCAAGATCGATATGGCCGCGAGACGGCAAGTGACGAACAAGCTGCGTACCCAGTACCGAAAGGCATCGAGGGCGGAGAAGGGCGAGATCCTGGACCGGGTGGTGGACACCACTGGGATGGGCCGCTCGACGGCCCGGCGGATGCTGACCGGCCCGAGGCTGCCGGACCCGGCCGGGCAGGTCGACGGGCGCACACTGCGGCCGCGAGCCTACGGCGACGACGCCAGGGCGCTTCTGCGGTACGTGTGGACGTTGATGGGCATGCCGTGCGGCAAGTACCTGGTGGTCATGCTCGATATGTGGCTGCCGCTGCTGGCCGAAGCCGGTAACCTCGACAAGCCGTTCGCCACCGACGAGGCGATCGCGCAGTTGAAGACGATGAGCGCCGCGACCGTGGACCGGTACTTGAAGCCGGCCCGGGACCGGATGCGGATCAAGGGCATCTCCACGACCAAGCCGTCCCCGCTGCTTCGCAACTCCATCAGCATCCGTACTTGCGCCGACGAGGCACCCGAGGGCCCGGGGGTGATCGAGGCGGACACTGTGGCGCACTGTGGCCCCACTCTGATCGGCGAGTTCGCCCGCACCCTGACGATGACCGACGTTGTGCTCGGATGGACCGAGAACTGCTCGATCCGCAACAACGCGTCCAAATGGATCATCGAAGGCGTTGGGGAACTGACCGAACGGTTCCCGTTCGATCTGGTGATCTTCGATTCGGACTGCGGATCGGAGTTCATCAACCACGATGTCGCGGACTGGCTGCAGGCCCGCGACATCGCCCAGACTCGCTCACGCCCGTACCAGAAGAACGACCAGGCGCATGTGGAGTCCAAGAACAACCACGTGGTGCGCAAGCACGCGTTCTACTGGCGTTACGACACCGCCGCTGAACTCGACCTGCTCAACCAGCTGTGGCGGCTGGTGTCGGTGCGGCTGAACTTCTTCACCCCGACGAGGAAGGCCGTCGGCTACGCCACCACCACCGACGGTCGCAGGAAGCGCATCTACGACACCCCGGCCACACCGTGGCAGCGCCTGCGGGCATCGGGCGTGCTGGACGAGCAGCGACTCGCGACCGTGGCTGCCCGGATCGAGGGCATCAACCCGGCCGACCTGACCCGGCAGATCAACGCCATCCAGATGCGACTGCTCGACCTGGCCAAGGTCAAGACCGAGGCCCTCGCCGCCGCCCGCCACATCGATCTGGAAGCATTACAACCGTCAATCAACCGATTGGCCAAGGCGAAGTGA